From the Montipora capricornis isolate CH-2021 chromosome 2, ASM3666992v2, whole genome shotgun sequence genome, one window contains:
- the LOC138024594 gene encoding LOW QUALITY PROTEIN: zinc finger protein 605-like (The sequence of the model RefSeq protein was modified relative to this genomic sequence to represent the inferred CDS: inserted 1 base in 1 codon): MPRSFLVRGKQPNSTLGQKISCINENSFTDIKTEKDPVKEDSSLGRTQATVLSSPFHDSPFSFALPTNIQNPSSRLPVLLRRHGSDFFGSRLPFGFPXQAPFAISGPSPMVLRPVPRYGSVQFPFSCSSHGHGPAPAATLNHNHVLHPSPFITKEATFFPSIVLPGVYRMPHTHMSGKLDAESDPTSSQDSVTPNGTTALTTKVYTCLECGKEFKRPSSLSTHKLIHSDHKPYSCSYCGKNFLRKSDMKKHILMHTGVKPFQCKQCGKVFSQSSNMLTHMRRHTGIKPFPCKICGRRFYRKVDVRRHTMRHEFKPVQMEA; the protein is encoded by the exons ATATAAAAACAGAGAAGGACCCTGTGAAGGAAGATTCATCTCTGGGACGAACTCAAGCTACTGTTCTATCCTCTCCTTTTCACGATTCTCCTTTTAGCTTTGCTCTCCCCACAAACATTCAAAACCCTTCGTCACGCCTGCCCGTTCTCCTTAGACGCCACGGGTCGGATTTCTTTGGATCAAGGTTGCCGTTTGGTTTTC TGCAAGCCCCATTTGCCATCAGTGGACCGTCACCTATGGTTTTAAGGCCAGTTCCGAGATACGGCAGCGTGCAATTCCCTTTCAGCTGCTCAAGCCATGGCCATGGCCCTGCACCAGCTGCAACATTAAACCACAACCATGTTCTCCATCCGTCACCATTCATCACCAAAGAAGCGACGTTCTTTCCTTCAATCGTACTCCCGGGGGTCTACCGGATGCCGCATACACATATGAGCGGCAAGCTGGATGCCGAAAGCGATCCTACAAGCAGCCAAGACAGCGTTACGCCCAACGGAACGACTGCTCTAACGACTAAAGTCTACACGTGCTTGGAATGCGGCAAAGAGTTTAAGAGACCTTCAAGCCTCTCCACGCATAAACTTATCCATTCCGATCACAAGCCATACTCCTGCAGTTACTGTGGCAAGAACTTTCTTCGCAAGTCCGACATGAAGAAACACATCTTAATGCACACTGGAGTGAAACCTTTCCAGTGTAAACAATGTGGAAAAGTGTTTAGTCAGTCTTCCAACATGTTGACCCATATGAGGCGCCACACTGGAATCAAACCTTTTCCTTGTAAGATTTGCGGCAGGCGTTTTTACCGAAAGGTCGATGTTCGAAGGCATACAATGCGACATGAGTTTAAACCTGTGCAGATGGAAGCCTGA